In Gambusia affinis linkage group LG08, SWU_Gaff_1.0, whole genome shotgun sequence, a single window of DNA contains:
- the tes gene encoding testin, protein MEIEKEMKKVTLGHEFGAGAACLKCKDKCEGFELHFWRKICRNCKCGLAEHNVSMNLEENKKVGKLFEDTKYTGLIAKLKTDGIPRYQGNMVTITLPSPATAYTVPPMASSTMVPPSPTVAYAQPAVTSPGPVPIGSPAQAQGKPLVLSTDFTVTPVKANKVPVTANATAATVVPVPKDVPMKSITYEWAPPVANKHLAVRYIELLPPEKRPVAGTQGAAYRRQQMDRQLPEHDQDPSKCHDLSPAEVKQMQQYVRKCKDEALGVGDVLLPEEVAQIQAGGAGAAAAGSGGPPGSAGFGPVAAGNVPGLGAGGANSGPVLAGSVVGGFRPAGLGAGAGSGSTPGSGTDQSAGLGPGRGSLGTTATAGAINAGLPQKNFSCHHCKKPMLLGEPAVYADRAGYDKLWHPACFVCCTCSELLVDMIYFWKKGKMYCGRHYGDSEKPRCGGCDELIFSNEYTQAEGQNWHLKHFCCFDCDCILAGETYVMENDKPICKPCYMKNYAMKCASCQKAVEPEAQRVSYGEHHWHADPDCFKCSGCTKCLIGQRFMPVKNCLFCSVECKKKVMT, encoded by the exons ATGGAGATagaaaaggaaatgaagaag GTGACTCTTGGCCATGAGTTTGGTGCCGGAGCAGCGTGCTTAAAATGCAAGGACAAATGCGAGGGATTTGAGCTGCACTTCTGGAG GAAAATTTGTAGGAACTGTAAGTGCGGCCTCGCAGAACACAACGTGTCGATGAACTTGGAGGAGAACAAAAAGGTTGGCAAGCTGTTTGAAGATACTAAGTACACAGGCCTCATAGCCAAACTGAAGACAGATGGCATTCCCAGGTACCAAGGGAACATGGTGACCATCACTCTGCCCAGCCCTGCCACTGCTTACACAGTGCCCCCTATGGCTTCCTCTACGATGGTACCTCCTTCCCCCACAGTGGCGTACGCACAGCCTGCTGTGACCTCTCCTGGGCCAGTGCCCATTGGCTCTCCAGCACAAGCCCAGGGGAAGCCTCTGGTTCTGTCCACAGACTTCACCGTCACTCCAGTCAAGGCTAACAAGGTGCCGGTCACTGCCAATGCTACAGCAGCCACTGTGGTTCCAGTCCCCAAAGATGTTCCAATGAAATCCATCACCTATGAGTGGGCACCACCAGTGGCCAACAAGCATCTG GCGGTGCGCTACATTGAACTGCTCCCACCTGAGAAGCGTCCAGTTGCCGGGACACAGGGGGCCGCTTACCGCCGGCAGCAGATGGATCGCCAGCTGCCTGAGCACGACCAGGACCCATCCAAGTGCCACGACCTGAGCCCGGCGGAGGTGAAGCAGATGCAGCAGTATGTCCGTAAATGCAAGGACGAGGCCTTGGGCGTCGGAGATGTCCTGCTGCCTGAGGAGGTGGCTCAGATTCAGGCAGGTGGAGCGggtgcagcagctgctggttctggaggtccacCTGGGAGTGCTGGGTTTGGTCCTGTAGCAGCTGGAAACGTACCAGGCCTTGGAGCTGGTGGTGCCAATTCTGGACCAGTTCTTGCAGGTTCTGTTGTTGGTGGATTTAGACCTGCAGGACTTGGAGCTGGAGCAGGATCTGGATCCACTCCAGGGTCAGGGACCGATCAGTCTGCTGGCCTGGGACCAGGCAGAGGGTCCCTGGGTACCACTGCCACTGCTGGAGCCATCAACGCTGGACTGCCACAGAAGAATTTT TCGTGCCATCACTGTAAGAAGCCCATGCTGCTGGGCGAGCCGGCCGTCTATGCCGATCGGGCCGGCTACGACAAATTGTGGCACCCGGCGTGCTTTGTGTGCTGCACCTGCAGTGAACTGCTGGTAGACATGATTTACTTCTGGAAGAAAGGCAAGATGTACTGCGGACGTCACTATGGAGACAGTGAGAAGCCCCGATGTGGCGGCTGTGATGAG CTGATCTTCAGTAATGAATACACTCAGGCGGAGGGACAGAACTGGCATTTGAAGCATTTCTGCTGTTTCGACTGTGACTGCATCCTGGCTGGAGAGACATATGTGATGGAGAACGACAAACCCATCTGCAAACCCTGCTACATGAAAAACTACGCTATG AAATGTGCCTCATGCCAGAAGGCGGTGGAGCCTGAGGCTCAGAGAGTTTCCTACGGCGAGCACCACTGGCACGCCGACCCGGACTGCTTCAAGTGCTCTGGTTGCACCAAGTGCCTCATTGGCCAGCGCTTCATGCCAGTGAAGAACTGCCTGTTCTGCTCCGTGGAGTGCAAGAAGAAAGTCATGACATAG